A section of the Prochlorococcus marinus XMU1402 genome encodes:
- a CDS encoding SWIM zinc finger family protein: MTTFNGNFTRSISGSSTEDSSVTFGVDVDQSPVYLNVDVIPSYAFARLMLVLGNVVRMQDAGIEKDHSAYQAWVRGEYLKELNDEIKEKKAKLPALLEKKNKITKLLKSIKEKGEKYDSKNFIKERNKFWQWLYTHNRAAWIVLDPIVSVQPDATFFEAFSLDESTYARVSLPHSATKSNREPSCGTTNIDFSVSLERELARTRNYRPLHLTVGSDSVGVETGVSSTVEKKIDLPESWVRGLVEVQAALSLAPVELTLSSSYLADILARLESEREREGPRALVFNLTPGEKPEIEIQPWGEIYKVSDKIYTGEDNRKIKVWGRRRLRVLSNLLSIVPELKVRLIDSGMPSFWSIEIEGVVLTIGISGWTSQDWAGRARFSAITPGSDLSPNIIENASTLLKEKNALSVEELANKINQSPGDCRRILQSLCIKGLAMFDPENGKYRWRALFPSLNLESQSEAGLEERKGLEIFKTKNIQVISDQITTKGRELKGLVKLDEKINKPSIIKDLDGRVINAQCDCSHFRFHKLRQGPCRHIVSLSLEGGG, translated from the coding sequence ATGACTACATTTAATGGAAATTTTACAAGATCAATTTCAGGATCTTCTACTGAAGACAGTTCTGTAACCTTTGGGGTTGATGTAGATCAATCACCTGTTTATCTAAATGTTGATGTTATTCCAAGTTATGCATTTGCTCGATTAATGCTTGTTTTAGGAAACGTAGTAAGAATGCAAGATGCAGGAATTGAAAAGGATCATTCTGCTTATCAAGCATGGGTGAGGGGAGAATATTTAAAAGAATTAAATGACGAAATTAAAGAGAAAAAAGCTAAATTACCAGCTTTACTAGAAAAGAAAAATAAAATTACAAAGCTATTAAAATCGATTAAAGAAAAGGGTGAAAAGTACGATTCAAAGAATTTTATTAAGGAAAGAAATAAATTTTGGCAATGGCTTTATACCCATAATCGTGCAGCATGGATTGTTCTTGACCCTATCGTAAGCGTCCAGCCTGATGCAACATTTTTTGAAGCATTTTCATTGGATGAATCTACATATGCGCGGGTATCGCTTCCCCATTCGGCAACAAAATCTAATAGAGAACCATCATGTGGAACTACGAATATAGATTTCAGTGTCTCGCTTGAAAGGGAACTTGCAAGGACTAGAAACTATAGACCTTTACATCTGACTGTGGGATCAGATTCAGTTGGAGTCGAAACAGGAGTTTCTTCTACTGTCGAGAAGAAAATAGATCTCCCAGAATCATGGGTAAGAGGGTTGGTTGAGGTACAGGCTGCTTTATCTTTAGCACCAGTTGAGCTGACTTTATCTTCTTCTTATCTTGCTGATATTCTTGCAAGATTAGAATCTGAAAGAGAAAGGGAAGGTCCACGAGCATTAGTATTTAATCTGACACCTGGAGAAAAGCCTGAAATAGAAATACAACCTTGGGGTGAAATTTATAAAGTTTCTGACAAAATTTATACTGGTGAAGATAATCGAAAAATTAAAGTCTGGGGAAGACGCAGACTTCGTGTTTTGAGTAATTTATTATCTATTGTTCCAGAATTGAAGGTCAGATTAATAGATTCGGGAATGCCATCTTTCTGGAGTATTGAGATAGAAGGTGTAGTCCTAACAATTGGTATATCTGGATGGACTTCACAAGATTGGGCAGGTAGAGCAAGGTTTTCAGCTATTACTCCTGGCTCTGATTTATCTCCAAATATCATTGAGAATGCATCGACTCTTCTTAAGGAAAAGAATGCATTATCTGTCGAAGAATTAGCGAATAAAATTAATCAGAGCCCTGGAGATTGTCGTCGAATTCTTCAGAGTTTATGTATTAAGGGATTAGCAATGTTCGATCCTGAAAATGGAAAATATCGTTGGCGGGCTCTTTTCCCATCTCTAAATCTTGAAAGTCAATCAGAAGCAGGACTTGAAGAAAGAAAAGGTTTAGAAATATTCAAGACAAAAAATATCCAAGTTATTTCAGACCAGATAACAACCAAAGGGCGTGAACTTAAAGGTCTCGTAAAGTTAGATGAGAAAATAAATAAACCCTCCATTATCAAAGATTTGGATGGTCGAGTAATTAATGCTCAATGTGACTGTTCTCATTTTCGTTTTCATAAATTAAGACAAGGACCATGTAGGCATATTGTTTCATTAAGCTTGGAGGGAGGCGGGTAA
- a CDS encoding reverse transcriptase family protein, with protein MSEQVANQSNSLNNQWKKRLKELGQGAFEFEEMIRLGFIDLDDIKGVDKKMTIEESKEVFEELAKINSELLEVDKEIDSINQIEELLAEIRSRRIKRVKEVAKEKKIKKQEEKIKRSKEIKKRKINSPTFLGRGVSNRLTFITDKKVDFKSNKIPELTSFLDVANALEVTPSKLQWLIYERVASNIDHYLRYEIPKKSGGKRLISSPKKDMKKAQKWILENILIHLDVDKAAMAFQKGLSIIDNASLHVKSKIVVRIDIKDFFPTITFPRVRGFFESLGYNPGVATVFALICTDSPKVILKQEAIDGEKNNKDYPQFIVISERSLPQGACTSPSLANLICRKIDSRLNGYSSKSGWKYSRYADDLIFSTTSEDSYPHRLIKSISSIISEEGFKVNQSKTRLMRAPNRQTVTGLVVNNEVTLSRRDLKRMRAFFHQCSSKGLDFMSEKIGKDALSVARGYISYVEMVSPTVAEKFRSTNSWVK; from the coding sequence ATGTCAGAACAAGTTGCGAATCAAAGTAATTCTTTGAATAATCAATGGAAAAAAAGATTAAAAGAGCTAGGACAGGGAGCATTTGAATTTGAAGAAATGATCCGCTTAGGTTTCATTGATCTGGATGATATTAAAGGTGTTGATAAAAAAATGACGATTGAGGAATCTAAAGAAGTTTTTGAAGAGTTAGCCAAAATTAATTCAGAATTATTAGAAGTTGATAAAGAGATAGATTCCATTAATCAGATAGAGGAACTTCTCGCAGAAATAAGATCTAGAAGAATAAAAAGAGTAAAGGAGGTTGCCAAAGAAAAGAAAATTAAGAAGCAAGAAGAAAAGATTAAACGGTCGAAAGAAATTAAAAAAAGGAAAATTAATTCCCCAACATTTTTGGGGAGAGGAGTCTCAAATAGACTTACTTTTATAACAGATAAAAAGGTAGATTTTAAATCCAATAAAATTCCAGAACTTACTTCTTTTCTTGATGTGGCCAATGCTTTAGAAGTAACTCCATCCAAATTGCAATGGCTTATTTATGAAAGAGTTGCAAGCAATATTGATCATTATTTAAGATATGAGATACCAAAAAAATCAGGAGGTAAAAGATTAATTTCCAGTCCAAAGAAAGATATGAAAAAAGCTCAGAAATGGATCTTGGAAAATATTTTAATTCACCTTGATGTTGATAAAGCAGCTATGGCTTTTCAAAAAGGTTTATCAATTATTGATAATGCATCCTTACATGTCAAATCAAAAATTGTAGTTCGTATAGATATAAAAGACTTTTTCCCCACTATCACTTTTCCCCGTGTAAGAGGTTTTTTCGAATCTTTAGGTTATAACCCAGGGGTTGCAACTGTGTTTGCCTTGATTTGTACAGATAGTCCTAAAGTTATTCTTAAGCAGGAAGCTATAGATGGTGAGAAAAACAATAAAGATTATCCTCAATTTATAGTTATTAGTGAGAGGTCACTACCTCAAGGTGCGTGCACTTCACCATCATTGGCTAATCTTATTTGCAGAAAAATTGACTCACGTCTTAATGGATATTCTTCAAAATCTGGATGGAAATATTCTAGATATGCAGATGATTTAATTTTTTCTACTACCTCTGAAGATAGTTATCCTCATAGATTAATAAAATCAATTTCATCGATAATTTCAGAAGAAGGATTTAAGGTAAATCAATCAAAAACAAGATTGATGCGCGCACCTAATCGACAAACTGTTACTGGTTTAGTTGTTAATAATGAAGTTACTCTAAGTAGAAGAGATTTAAAACGAATGCGTGCATTTTTTCATCAATGTTCCTCTAAAGGTTTAGATTTCATGAGTGAGAAAATTGGTAAAGATGCATTATCTGTAGCGCGTGGATATATCTCATACGTCGAAATGGTTTCACCTACAGTTGCAGAAAAATTTCGTTCAACTAATTCCTGGGTAAAATAA
- a CDS encoding WGR domain-containing protein — translation MSNEKISLSFTDGSSDKVYQAELKEVDGGFNVTFQYGRRGKPLQSGTKTKTPVPYEDAKKIYDKLVLSKTSKGYAPEDSGIEYAETEKAGESTDFKPQLLNSINYENLEEVFNDFPKVFMQTKHDGERRGASITSSEIIASNRKGLRVGLQKPIQDALEKLKDGGFIDTEIDTEDMGDHLVIFDVLKFKGVDAKENLFGDRVSHLGKLGEEIKSKKLDNALKVDSPTFADSLEKVKAFVESAKSNNEEGVVFKNGDATYNEGRPSSGGNALKLKFVESATLRVTSISEGKRSVSIEINDNGNWISVGKCTIPANQDIPNPGELIEVDYLYAIKDGALFQPIYKGKRPDLDETAAVISQLKYKKD, via the coding sequence ATGAGTAACGAAAAAATATCTTTATCATTTACGGATGGGTCATCAGACAAAGTTTATCAGGCAGAACTTAAAGAAGTTGATGGCGGATTCAATGTAACCTTTCAATATGGGCGACGAGGCAAACCTCTACAGAGTGGAACAAAGACAAAAACTCCAGTTCCTTACGAAGATGCAAAAAAAATATACGACAAGTTAGTACTATCAAAAACTTCAAAGGGTTATGCACCTGAAGATAGTGGCATTGAATATGCAGAAACAGAAAAAGCTGGAGAATCTACAGACTTTAAGCCTCAATTACTAAACTCGATAAATTATGAAAACCTTGAAGAAGTTTTCAATGATTTTCCGAAAGTTTTTATGCAGACAAAACATGATGGAGAACGTCGGGGAGCAAGTATTACTTCCTCAGAAATCATTGCATCTAACCGTAAAGGTTTGCGAGTAGGTTTGCAGAAACCTATTCAGGATGCACTGGAAAAACTTAAAGACGGAGGGTTTATAGATACTGAAATAGATACTGAAGACATGGGGGATCATTTAGTTATCTTTGATGTTCTCAAGTTCAAAGGAGTAGATGCCAAAGAAAATTTATTCGGCGATCGTGTTTCTCATCTTGGGAAACTTGGAGAAGAAATCAAATCAAAAAAACTTGATAATGCTTTAAAAGTTGATTCCCCAACCTTTGCAGATAGCTTAGAAAAAGTGAAAGCTTTTGTAGAAAGCGCAAAATCTAACAATGAAGAAGGTGTAGTTTTTAAAAATGGAGATGCCACATACAACGAAGGTAGACCAAGTTCCGGAGGGAACGCACTGAAACTTAAATTTGTAGAAAGTGCCACTCTGAGAGTCACTTCTATTTCAGAAGGAAAGCGTTCTGTATCAATTGAAATAAATGATAATGGCAATTGGATATCTGTCGGCAAGTGTACGATTCCTGCTAATCAAGATATTCCAAATCCAGGAGAATTAATTGAAGTGGATTATCTTTATGCCATTAAAGATGGAGCACTTTTTCAACCTATTTATAAAGGAAAGCGTCCTGATCTAGATGAAACTGCAGCAGTAATTTCTCAGCTTAAATATAAAAAAGATTAA
- a CDS encoding PD-(D/E)XK nuclease family protein yields MIDLKRNSKKEPVKATGLRARASSSYSPNQKDDFKISRGRFSNFLTCKRCFYLDRVKGLDPPGTPGWTLNETTDLLLKKEFDYCRERQIPHRLFIDNDLSHLVPFDHPEMDDWRNSLHKGLMLRHKDTNIILTGGVDDIWQHKITKELIVVDYKSQAKLGRVDKRDYLDDPYHEGYKIQMDFYAYLLKGMGFDVHKTSYFLVCNAKRDDEEFNKRMNFDEYLVPYNWNIDWIEEEIDSMVSLMNNDQIPEPNLSCKNCAYSEQYAKLVCNPVKDDSEEIQGNLF; encoded by the coding sequence ATGATAGATCTGAAAAGAAATAGTAAAAAAGAACCTGTAAAAGCTACTGGATTAAGAGCGCGAGCATCTTCGTCTTACTCTCCTAATCAGAAAGATGATTTCAAAATAAGTAGAGGAAGGTTTTCTAATTTTTTAACCTGTAAAAGATGTTTTTACTTGGATAGAGTAAAAGGTTTAGACCCACCAGGAACGCCGGGATGGACTTTAAATGAAACTACTGATTTACTCTTAAAAAAAGAATTTGATTATTGCAGAGAAAGACAAATTCCACATAGATTATTTATCGATAATGATTTAAGTCATCTAGTTCCTTTTGATCATCCTGAGATGGATGATTGGCGTAATTCTCTCCATAAAGGATTGATGCTTCGCCATAAGGATACAAATATCATCTTGACAGGAGGGGTTGATGATATTTGGCAGCATAAGATTACTAAGGAATTAATAGTTGTTGATTACAAGTCACAGGCAAAACTTGGGAGAGTAGATAAACGAGATTATCTTGATGATCCCTATCATGAAGGCTATAAAATCCAAATGGATTTCTATGCCTATCTTCTTAAGGGGATGGGATTTGATGTTCATAAAACATCCTATTTTTTAGTTTGCAATGCAAAAAGAGATGATGAAGAATTTAATAAAAGAATGAATTTTGACGAATATTTAGTCCCTTATAATTGGAATATTGATTGGATTGAGGAAGAAATAGATTCAATGGTTTCTTTGATGAATAATGACCAGATTCCGGAACCAAATCTATCCTGTAAAAATTGTGCTTATTCCGAGCAATATGCCAAGTTAGTTTGTAATCCTGTGAAAGATGATAGTGAAGAGATTCAGGGGAATCTGTTTTAG
- a CDS encoding DUF3764 family protein yields the protein MSIETTVLDFKLSNTFEEYEAHMNAPEQQAMFKEMGVKTFYIGKSLEDPKRATVMFQGPVNTCYDIFVNPETKPIVEASGHIYEGTIINRWISE from the coding sequence ATGTCAATTGAAACAACTGTTTTGGATTTCAAATTAAGCAATACTTTTGAAGAATATGAGGCTCATATGAATGCTCCTGAACAACAGGCGATGTTTAAAGAGATGGGAGTAAAAACTTTTTATATTGGCAAATCATTAGAAGACCCCAAAAGAGCGACAGTTATGTTTCAAGGTCCAGTAAATACTTGTTACGACATCTTTGTTAACCCAGAAACTAAACCAATAGTTGAAGCATCGGGTCATATTTATGAAGGGACAATAATTAACCGCTGGATTTCTGAATAA